A single Lactuca sativa cultivar Salinas chromosome 8, Lsat_Salinas_v11, whole genome shotgun sequence DNA region contains:
- the LOC111910454 gene encoding S-adenosylmethionine decarboxylase proenzyme — translation MAQQVSAIGFEGYEKRLELTFFEPSIFSDPNGQGLRVLSKTQIDEILTPAECTIVSSLSNDHVDSYVLSESSLFIFPYKLVIKTCGTTKLLLSIPAILKLAATLSLTVRSVRYTRGSFIFPGAQSFPHRSFTEEVSVLDSHFEKLGLSSKAYAMGAFDKPNKWYVYSAFANSDSGVADSDSGDMYTLEMCMTTLDREKASVFYKTEWSSAETMTNDSGIRSILPNSGICDFEFDPCGYSMNGIEDSAVSTIHVTPEDGFSYASFEAVGYDLKEIGLESLVRRVLDCFEPGEFSIAVGGGIGNGIGSGIEIEGYGVEEKSYEEIGGGESIVYLKFVKEGGSCCGSPRSVLKSGGWKEKENEEKEYE, via the coding sequence ATGGCGCAACAAGTTTCTGCAATCGGTTTTGAAGGTTACGAAAAAAGACTCGAACTAACATTCTTCGAGCCCAGCATCTTTTCCGACCCGAATGGTCAAGGTCTTCGGGTCCTCTCAAAGACCCAAATCGATGAAATTTTAACCCCAGCTGAATGCACAATCGTGTCTTCTCTCTCCAACGACCATGTTGACTCTTACGTTCTCTCAGAATCGAGTCTTTTTATTTTCCCATACAAACTCGTAATCAAAACATGTGGGACCACCAAGCTTTTGTTGTCGATTCCAGCTATTCTGAAGCTAGCGGCGACACTCTCTCTCACTGTCCGATCAGTGAGATATACACGTGGCAGTTTTATATTCCCCGGAGCTCAATCTTTCCCACATAGAAGCTTCACCGAAGAAGTTTCAGTTCTCGATTCCCATTTTGAGAAACTCGGGTTATCAAGCAAAGCTTATGCAATGGGTGCTTTTGACAAGCCTAACAAGTGGTACGTTTATTCCGCTTTTGCCAATTCTGATTCCGGTGTTGCTGATTCCGATTCCGGTGACATGTACACGCTCGAGATGTGCATGACGACTCTAGACCGTGAAAAAGCTTCTGTCTTTTACAAAACCGAGTGGAGTTCTGCAGAAACAATGACGAACGATTCCGGTATCCGTTCGATCCTCCCAAACTCTGGAATCTGTGACTTTGAATTCGACCCGTGTGGGTACTCCATGAATGGAATTGAGGATTCCGCTGTTTCAACTATTCATGTGACTCCGGAAGATGGGTTTAGTTACGCGAGCTTTGAGGCTGTTGGGTATGACTTGAAGGAGATTGGATTGGAAAGCCTTGTGAGAAGGGTGTTGGATTGTTTTGAGCCTGGTGAGTTTTCGATTGCTGTTGGTGGAGGAATTGGAAACGGAATTGGAAGCGGAATTGAGATTGAAGGGTATGGGGTGGAAGAAAAAAGTTATGAAGAAATTGGTGGTGGAGAATCGATTGTGTATCTCAAGTTTGTGAAGGAAGGTGGGAGCTGCTGTGGGTCTCCGAGGTCTGTGTTGAAAAGCGGAGGGTGGAAAGAGAAGGAGAATGAAGAAAAGGAGTATGAGTag